One window from the genome of Paenibacillus azoreducens encodes:
- a CDS encoding Mini-ribonuclease 3 — protein MSGGNHMGMPPGAGAEWSGWFEYPPSRQPRLIPPIVLAYIGDAIYEVGVRQYLISKTNLKPHQLHRRATAMVSAKAQARILAALEPALTEEEKDVVRQGRNAKSGSIPKNADVLEYRHATAFEGLIGYLYYSRQQERMRELIGMGIEYMEQQHEK, from the coding sequence ATGAGCGGCGGAAATCACATGGGGATGCCGCCGGGAGCGGGGGCGGAATGGTCCGGATGGTTCGAATATCCGCCTTCCCGCCAGCCGCGGCTGATCCCTCCGATCGTGCTTGCTTATATCGGGGATGCCATTTATGAAGTGGGGGTCAGGCAGTACCTCATTTCCAAAACGAACCTCAAGCCGCATCAGCTTCACCGGCGGGCGACCGCAATGGTATCGGCCAAGGCGCAAGCCAGAATTCTCGCCGCGCTTGAGCCGGCTTTGACGGAAGAAGAAAAAGATGTCGTAAGGCAGGGGCGCAATGCCAAATCAGGCAGCATTCCCAAAAATGCCGATGTACTGGAATACCGGCATGCGACGGCTTTTGAGGGCTTGATCGGATATTTGTATTACTCCAGGCAGCAAGAACGGATGCGGGAACTGATCGGCATGGGCATAGAATATATGGAGCAGCAGCATGAAAAATAA
- the cysS gene encoding cysteine--tRNA ligase: MALRIYNTLHRSKEEFVPQEPGKVKMYVCGPTVYDYIHIGNARPMIFFDVVRMYLEQIGNGVNYVVNFTDVDDKLIRKAEQMNSTVPEVADTFIKAYYEDLEGLGIQKATVNPRVTENMDNIIAFIQELEKKGFAYEKGGDVFYRTNKFPDYGKLSHQKLDELQFGIRINVDERKEHPEDFVLWKAAKPGEIFWSSPWGNGRPGWHIECSAMARRYLGDTIDIHGGGQDLQFPHHECEVAQSEALTGKPLAKYWMHNGYIKINNEKMSKSLGNGILVKDLRKQFKKEAIRYFMLSTHYRNPLNFNAETMDQATNSVERIANAVSNLKHRLNTAVPDGHGPVREELKQKLEGILKQYYEKMDDDFNTPDAITSIFEWVNEANSLLQEPAVNPEELKEMLAVFEELNAVLRLYIADEEQLLDEEVEKLIAERTQARKDKNWSRADEIRDQLAAQGILLEDTAQGMRWRRK; this comes from the coding sequence ATGGCGCTTCGAATATACAATACTTTGCATCGGTCCAAAGAAGAATTTGTGCCGCAGGAACCAGGAAAGGTAAAAATGTACGTATGCGGTCCGACAGTGTACGACTATATTCACATCGGGAATGCGCGGCCGATGATCTTTTTCGACGTGGTTCGCATGTATCTTGAACAAATCGGCAATGGAGTGAACTATGTCGTCAACTTTACCGACGTAGACGACAAGCTGATCCGCAAAGCGGAACAGATGAACAGTACCGTGCCGGAAGTGGCCGATACGTTTATCAAGGCCTACTACGAGGATTTGGAAGGGCTCGGTATTCAAAAGGCAACGGTTAACCCGCGGGTAACCGAGAATATGGACAATATCATCGCCTTCATACAGGAGCTTGAGAAAAAGGGATTTGCCTATGAAAAAGGCGGGGACGTGTTTTACCGGACAAATAAATTCCCGGACTACGGCAAGCTGTCGCATCAAAAGCTCGACGAGCTGCAGTTCGGCATTCGAATCAACGTCGATGAGCGCAAGGAACATCCAGAAGACTTTGTGCTCTGGAAAGCAGCGAAGCCGGGGGAAATCTTCTGGTCCAGTCCATGGGGCAACGGCCGCCCGGGCTGGCATATCGAATGCTCGGCCATGGCCCGGCGCTATTTGGGGGACACGATCGATATCCACGGGGGCGGACAGGATTTGCAATTCCCGCACCATGAATGCGAGGTAGCCCAATCCGAAGCGCTGACAGGCAAGCCGCTGGCCAAATACTGGATGCATAACGGCTATATCAAAATCAACAACGAAAAAATGTCGAAATCGCTTGGCAACGGGATACTCGTCAAAGATTTGCGCAAGCAATTCAAAAAAGAAGCCATCCGTTATTTCATGCTTTCAACCCATTACCGCAATCCGCTTAACTTTAATGCCGAAACGATGGATCAGGCGACAAACAGCGTGGAGCGGATCGCCAATGCAGTCTCCAACCTGAAGCATCGGCTCAATACCGCAGTTCCTGACGGCCATGGCCCCGTTCGCGAGGAATTGAAGCAAAAGCTGGAAGGCATTTTGAAGCAGTACTACGAAAAGATGGATGACGACTTTAATACGCCGGATGCCATAACCTCGATCTTCGAGTGGGTGAATGAAGCCAATTCGCTGCTGCAGGAACCTGCGGTGAATCCTGAGGAGCTTAAAGAGATGTTGGCCGTCTTTGAAGAGTTGAATGCCGTGCTTCGCCTATACATCGCAGATGAAGAACAGCTGCTGGATGAAGAGGTGGAGAAGCTTATTGCGGAACGGACGCAGGCCCGCAAAGACAAAAACTGGAGCCGTGCCGATGAAATTCGCGATCAATTGGCAGCGCAAGGGATTTTGCTTGAGGATACGGCGCAGGGCATGCGTTGGCGGCGTAAATGA
- the cysE gene encoding serine O-acetyltransferase: MFKRIKSDIQTVFENDPAARSLFEVVFTYSGLHAIWAHRIAHKLYTRRWFTLARIISQCSRFMTGIEIHPGAKIGNRLFIDHGMGVVIGETCEIGDDVVIYQGVTLGGTGKEKGKRHPTIGNNVVIASGAKVLGSFKVGDQSNIGANSVVLREVPSNSTVVGIPGRIVKQDGRRVDRLSHQLPDPIVDSIRYMQTEIDRLRSELENIKKESGERAWVHTAQDGNSGE; encoded by the coding sequence ATGTTTAAGAGAATCAAATCGGATATCCAAACGGTATTTGAAAATGATCCGGCCGCCAGAAGTCTGTTTGAAGTGGTGTTCACCTATTCGGGACTGCACGCCATCTGGGCTCACCGGATTGCGCATAAACTGTATACCCGCCGATGGTTCACCCTTGCCCGCATCATTTCGCAGTGCAGCCGGTTTATGACAGGAATCGAGATCCATCCCGGTGCCAAAATAGGAAATAGGCTCTTCATCGACCACGGCATGGGAGTGGTGATCGGCGAGACATGTGAAATTGGCGATGATGTCGTCATCTACCAAGGCGTAACGTTGGGCGGTACGGGCAAGGAAAAGGGGAAGCGCCACCCGACCATCGGCAACAATGTCGTCATTGCTTCCGGCGCCAAGGTTCTCGGATCTTTCAAAGTGGGGGACCAAAGCAATATCGGAGCCAATTCGGTTGTGCTGCGGGAAGTTCCCTCCAACAGTACGGTCGTGGGCATCCCAGGCCGGATTGTCAAGCAGGACGGCCGCCGCGTGGATCGATTGAGCCACCAGCTCCCGGATCCGATCGTGGATTCGATCCGCTACATGCAAACAGAGATCGACAGGCTGCGGAGCGAACTCGAAAACATCAAAAAAGAGAGCGGGGAACGGGCTTGGGTTCATACGGCCCAAGACGGAAATTCCGGGGAATAA
- the gltX gene encoding glutamate--tRNA ligase, whose protein sequence is MTDKVRVRYAPSPTGHLHIGNARTALFNYLYARNQGGDFIIRIEDTDVKRNIAGGEESQLKYLKWLGLNWDESIDIGGPYGPYRQTERLDIYNKYTQELLDKGLAYRCYCTEEELEKEREEQMARGETPRYSGKHRDLTEEQRRAYEAEGRTASIRFRVPEDKTYTFDDIVKGMISFNTKDTGDFVIVKKDGIPTYNYAVVIDDYLMKITHVLRGEDHISNTPRQLMIYEALGWEAPRFGHMTLIVNENHKKLSKRDESIIQFIEQYDQLGYLPEALVNFIALLGWSPEGEEEIYSREELIKIFNPARLSKSPAVFDQNKLAHLNNYYIKHADPERIAKLAIPHLQKAGRLPAELSQEQETWANKLVALYQEQMTAASDIVDLSAMFFRTQLEIDQEALPVLAEEQVPTVLKALLDKIEAEEKFSAARIQALIKEVQKETGVKGKQLFMPIRVALTGQMHGRDLNETTYLLGKDRVIERLKSQIKGE, encoded by the coding sequence ATGACTGATAAAGTTCGCGTACGGTATGCACCAAGTCCTACGGGACATTTACATATCGGAAATGCCAGAACAGCGTTGTTCAACTATTTGTATGCCCGCAATCAAGGCGGGGATTTCATTATCCGGATTGAGGATACGGATGTGAAGCGCAATATTGCAGGGGGCGAAGAAAGCCAGTTGAAATATTTGAAATGGCTTGGCCTGAACTGGGATGAAAGCATCGATATCGGAGGACCATACGGGCCGTACCGCCAAACGGAGCGGCTGGACATCTATAACAAATACACCCAGGAGCTGCTGGACAAAGGTCTCGCTTATCGCTGCTACTGCACGGAAGAGGAATTGGAGAAGGAGCGGGAAGAACAAATGGCCCGCGGCGAGACGCCGCGTTATTCCGGCAAACACCGCGACCTGACCGAAGAGCAGCGCCGGGCTTATGAAGCCGAAGGACGGACGGCCAGCATTCGTTTCCGCGTGCCTGAGGACAAAACCTATACTTTCGACGACATCGTCAAAGGCATGATTTCATTCAATACAAAAGATACCGGCGATTTCGTCATCGTGAAAAAGGACGGAATTCCGACATATAACTATGCCGTCGTCATCGACGATTACCTGATGAAGATCACCCACGTGCTTCGCGGCGAGGATCATATTTCGAATACGCCGCGGCAGCTGATGATCTACGAAGCGCTGGGATGGGAAGCGCCGCGTTTTGGGCATATGACCCTGATCGTCAACGAAAATCATAAGAAACTCAGCAAGCGGGATGAATCCATCATCCAGTTTATCGAGCAGTATGATCAACTCGGTTATTTGCCGGAAGCGTTGGTAAACTTTATTGCTCTCCTCGGCTGGTCGCCTGAAGGGGAAGAAGAAATCTACAGCCGCGAAGAGCTGATCAAAATCTTTAATCCGGCCCGCCTCTCAAAGAGTCCGGCGGTATTTGACCAGAACAAACTGGCTCACCTGAACAACTATTACATCAAGCATGCCGATCCGGAACGGATCGCCAAGCTGGCCATTCCCCATCTGCAAAAAGCGGGTCGCCTGCCGGCCGAACTGAGCCAAGAGCAGGAAACTTGGGCGAATAAACTTGTGGCTCTGTATCAAGAGCAAATGACCGCAGCTTCGGATATCGTCGATCTGTCCGCCATGTTTTTCCGCACCCAATTGGAGATCGATCAGGAAGCCCTGCCGGTACTTGCTGAAGAACAGGTGCCGACGGTACTGAAGGCTTTGCTGGACAAAATTGAAGCGGAAGAGAAATTTTCGGCAGCCCGGATCCAGGCTTTGATCAAGGAAGTGCAGAAGGAAACCGGCGTTAAAGGCAAGCAGCTCTTTATGCCGATCCGCGTGGCTCTGACAGGCCAAATGCACGGCCGTGATTTGAATGAAACGACTTACCTCCTGGGTAAGGATCGCGTGATCGAACGTTTGAAATCGCAGATCAAAGGAGAATAG
- the ispF gene encoding 2-C-methyl-D-erythritol 2,4-cyclodiphosphate synthase yields the protein MIRVGQGFDVHQLVEDRPCIIGGVTIPYEKGLLGHSDADVLLHAVTDAILGALGLGDIGKHFPDTDPAFKDADSLKLLLHIWEMAKERGYRLGNIDCTIIAQKPKMAPYIPQMAEIIAHALDADTEQVNVKATTTEQLGFTGRGEGIAAQSVVCLVKDVLSS from the coding sequence ATGATACGTGTAGGGCAGGGGTTTGACGTACATCAACTCGTAGAGGACAGGCCGTGTATTATTGGAGGGGTTACGATCCCATATGAAAAGGGGCTGCTGGGGCATTCTGATGCCGACGTGCTGCTGCATGCGGTAACGGATGCGATCTTGGGTGCGCTTGGCCTGGGGGATATCGGCAAGCATTTTCCCGACACGGACCCGGCGTTCAAGGATGCGGACAGTTTGAAGCTGCTGCTTCATATTTGGGAGATGGCGAAGGAGCGGGGGTACCGTCTGGGCAATATTGATTGTACGATCATCGCCCAGAAACCGAAAATGGCCCCATACATCCCGCAAATGGCCGAGATTATCGCCCATGCGCTGGATGCCGATACGGAGCAGGTGAACGTGAAGGCAACCACGACCGAGCAGCTCGGTTTTACCGGCCGCGGCGAAGGTATCGCGGCGCAATCGGTTGTCTGTCTCGTCAAAGATGTGCTATCATCTTGA
- the ispD gene encoding 2-C-methyl-D-erythritol 4-phosphate cytidylyltransferase produces METQNHVGVIVVAAGKGSRMGTRESKQYLLLEDKPIIVHTLEVFDRMPLVKEIVLVTGADDIDRCAGWVSRYGLRKVIKVISGGRERQQSVYKGLLAIGTEWVMVHDGVRPFVEPEHVEACYRKAVNTGAAVLAVKVKDTIKQVSESGMIEATPDRRSLWAIHTPQAFRLSDLRKAHEQAEADGFTGTDDSMLVERMGIPVNVVEGSYTNIKITTPEDLEYAAFMLKHRGEKNT; encoded by the coding sequence TTGGAAACTCAAAACCATGTGGGCGTGATCGTGGTTGCCGCGGGGAAAGGCTCGCGCATGGGAACGCGTGAAAGCAAGCAGTATTTGCTGCTTGAGGACAAGCCCATCATTGTACATACATTGGAAGTCTTCGATCGGATGCCGCTCGTAAAGGAAATCGTCCTGGTGACGGGAGCGGATGATATCGATCGATGTGCCGGATGGGTGTCCCGGTACGGGCTTCGCAAGGTAATTAAAGTGATCTCGGGCGGCCGAGAAAGACAGCAGTCCGTTTATAAAGGTTTGCTTGCAATCGGAACGGAATGGGTAATGGTACATGATGGTGTACGCCCGTTCGTTGAACCTGAGCATGTCGAGGCATGTTACCGGAAAGCTGTGAATACCGGTGCAGCGGTCCTCGCCGTGAAGGTGAAGGATACCATCAAGCAGGTGAGCGAGTCGGGAATGATCGAAGCAACCCCCGACCGCCGGAGTCTGTGGGCGATCCATACCCCACAGGCTTTTCGTCTTTCTGATTTGCGCAAGGCTCATGAACAGGCTGAAGCCGACGGTTTTACCGGAACGGATGACTCCATGCTGGTGGAAAGGATGGGCATTCCGGTGAACGTCGTAGAAGGCAGCTATACCAATATTAAAATTACGACACCCGAAGATTTGGAATATGCTGCATTCATGTTAAAGCACAGGGGAGAGAAGAATACATGA
- a CDS encoding PIN/TRAM domain-containing protein has product MLRKFIIAFAGLCGAWTGYTLHQSAGWTFPGLGIDHSVWGGIMLAGLGAILFLLIGSLCAKTVMTRLHSFVQTLAAMPMKELAAGTAGLTGGLLLSLLIYPSLAWAGKAGDIAAVGLSLFCGYMGFRIGLDKRDELATLWTSGRWSKGDAYEDRKIEEHKILDTSVIIDGRIADICKTGFIEGTIVIPEFVLEELQHIADSSDLLKRNRGRRGLDILNKIQKELDVRVLIYEGDFEEISEVDSKLVKLAKVLEGKVVTNDYNLNKVCELQGVSVLNINDLANAVKPVVLPGEEIMVQVIKDGKEHGQGVAYLDDGTMIVVEGGRDYIGSMMEVLVTSVLQTSAGRMIFAKPKLLEKAQ; this is encoded by the coding sequence ATGCTGAGAAAATTCATTATAGCTTTCGCCGGGTTGTGTGGCGCTTGGACGGGTTATACTTTGCATCAATCAGCCGGATGGACGTTCCCCGGATTAGGTATCGATCATTCAGTATGGGGAGGCATCATGCTTGCTGGACTTGGGGCAATTTTATTTTTGTTGATAGGTTCCCTGTGCGCTAAGACAGTAATGACTCGTTTGCACTCGTTTGTTCAAACGCTGGCGGCAATGCCGATGAAAGAACTTGCGGCCGGAACGGCCGGTCTTACGGGAGGACTTTTGTTGTCGCTGCTAATCTACCCGAGCTTGGCTTGGGCAGGAAAAGCCGGGGACATCGCTGCTGTGGGATTGTCGCTGTTCTGCGGATATATGGGATTTCGGATCGGGCTCGATAAAAGGGATGAACTGGCGACGCTCTGGACGTCCGGAAGATGGAGCAAAGGGGATGCTTACGAGGATCGAAAGATTGAGGAGCATAAAATTTTGGATACGAGCGTGATCATTGACGGGCGTATCGCGGATATTTGCAAAACGGGATTTATCGAAGGCACGATCGTCATTCCGGAGTTTGTGCTTGAAGAGCTTCAACATATCGCCGATTCTTCGGATCTGCTCAAGCGCAACCGCGGCCGCAGAGGACTTGATATTTTAAACAAGATCCAAAAGGAGCTGGATGTCCGGGTATTGATTTATGAAGGGGACTTCGAAGAGATTTCGGAGGTCGACAGCAAGCTGGTCAAGCTCGCCAAAGTGCTTGAAGGCAAAGTGGTTACCAATGATTACAACCTGAATAAAGTTTGCGAACTGCAGGGGGTATCGGTGCTCAACATCAATGATCTGGCCAATGCTGTCAAACCGGTTGTCCTGCCGGGAGAAGAAATAATGGTACAGGTCATCAAAGACGGCAAGGAACATGGACAAGGCGTGGCCTATTTGGATGACGGAACCATGATCGTGGTTGAGGGCGGTCGTGATTACATCGGCAGCATGATGGAAGTGCTGGTGACCAGCGTGCTTCAGACTTCTGCGGGACGAATGATTTTTGCCAAACCGAAACTGTTGGAAAAAGCCCAGTAA
- a CDS encoding DUF1573 domain-containing protein — protein MSAPSLHAFQDQVSELLLRHRSLLDVLSKNGQSSASVNRAVAKAITDCGCIELHATQQSFEPEVNLEKAKDVARTHVRGELCENCKDIISAELGRNIFYMSALCNLLGINLDEVVQKESEKCSTLGLFNLS, from the coding sequence ATGAGCGCACCAAGTTTACACGCTTTTCAGGATCAGGTCTCCGAACTGTTGCTCCGTCACCGTAGTCTATTGGATGTGCTGTCCAAAAACGGACAAAGCAGCGCCTCCGTCAATCGGGCCGTCGCCAAAGCTATTACGGATTGCGGCTGCATTGAACTGCATGCAACCCAGCAGTCCTTTGAACCTGAAGTCAATCTGGAAAAGGCTAAAGATGTGGCACGGACTCATGTCCGCGGAGAATTATGCGAGAACTGCAAGGATATTATCAGTGCCGAGCTCGGGCGCAATATTTTTTACATGTCCGCTTTATGCAACCTGCTCGGGATCAACTTGGATGAAGTCGTGCAAAAAGAATCGGAGAAATGTTCCACCCTCGGCTTGTTTAATTTGTCATGA
- the pssA gene encoding CDP-diacylglycerol--serine O-phosphatidyltransferase translates to MFTKSIPNLFTLGNLCLGMLGIMLAFDNKISLAAIMIIIAMLCDGLDGRVARALNAQSEFGKELDSLSDVISFGVAPALIMYVSSFHGMHQALVWAVTAIFPICGALRLARFNVQSGIPGYFIGLPIPAAGGVLATLSLFHKEISAPYMIIAMLLLSYLMVSTVKYPNFKKVGLPKKAVMYAPVVIVAGVAIAVIFPDQLSKLIFVPLVLYAAYGLKQNFEKLTRRRHRDQSGEQKVYNDHS, encoded by the coding sequence ATGTTTACTAAGTCAATTCCGAACCTGTTTACTTTAGGTAACTTGTGTCTCGGAATGTTAGGAATTATGCTGGCTTTTGACAACAAAATAAGTTTGGCGGCCATCATGATTATTATTGCGATGCTTTGCGACGGATTGGACGGCCGGGTGGCCCGTGCACTTAATGCGCAAAGCGAATTCGGCAAAGAACTCGATTCTCTCTCGGATGTGATCTCTTTTGGTGTTGCACCCGCACTCATTATGTATGTTTCTTCTTTTCATGGTATGCACCAAGCATTGGTCTGGGCCGTAACGGCCATCTTCCCGATTTGTGGAGCGCTTCGGCTGGCCCGTTTTAATGTTCAATCCGGGATACCGGGATATTTTATTGGACTGCCCATTCCGGCAGCAGGAGGCGTTCTTGCCACGCTGTCGCTGTTTCATAAAGAAATTTCGGCCCCTTATATGATTATCGCCATGCTGCTTCTTTCGTACCTGATGGTCAGCACGGTGAAATATCCTAACTTCAAGAAGGTCGGGCTTCCTAAAAAAGCGGTGATGTACGCACCTGTAGTCATTGTTGCCGGCGTGGCGATCGCTGTGATTTTTCCGGACCAATTATCCAAACTGATTTTCGTACCGCTTGTGCTTTATGCGGCTTACGGGTTGAAACAGAACTTTGAGAAGCTGACACGCAGACGCCATCGCGATCAGTCAGGAGAACAAAAAGTCTACAACGATCATTCATAA
- the disA gene encoding DNA integrity scanning diadenylate cyclase DisA, whose translation MKESSQMDKMSDLLKLVAPGTPFRDGLENVLRAKTGGLLVVGYSPEVMEVVDGGFSINCDFSPNYLYELAKMDGAIILSEDLKRILYANTQLIPDSSISSIETGIRHRTAERVAKQTGKLVVSISQRRNIITLYQGTLRYALKEIGVILTKANQALQTLEKYRAVLNQSLTNLSASEFEELVTVPEVVNVIQRIEMVLRIKMEIKRYINELGNEGRLISMQMEELVSNMEEEAWLLYKDYAREDNDEKIREMIAGLKRATDDELLDIHYVMRLLGYPISAATSEEAIAPRGYRILNKIPRLPNVIIHNLVERFGRLPHIMMATIEELDEVDGIGEVRARNIKEGLKRLQEQVFIDRQI comes from the coding sequence ATGAAGGAATCTAGCCAAATGGATAAAATGAGCGACCTGCTTAAGCTGGTCGCGCCGGGCACTCCATTTCGGGATGGCTTGGAAAATGTGCTGCGCGCCAAAACCGGAGGGCTGCTTGTTGTCGGCTACAGCCCTGAAGTCATGGAGGTTGTGGACGGCGGCTTTTCGATTAACTGTGACTTTTCACCCAACTATTTATACGAGTTGGCCAAGATGGATGGGGCCATTATATTGAGTGAGGACCTGAAGCGGATTTTGTACGCCAATACCCAGCTGATTCCCGATTCCTCCATTTCCTCGATCGAAACAGGCATCCGCCATCGTACCGCAGAACGTGTTGCCAAGCAGACGGGCAAGCTGGTCGTTTCCATTTCCCAGCGCCGCAATATTATTACTTTATATCAAGGTACGCTCAGATATGCGCTGAAAGAAATTGGCGTTATTTTGACAAAAGCGAATCAGGCGCTGCAAACGCTTGAAAAATACCGGGCCGTGCTGAATCAGTCGCTCACCAATCTGTCCGCCTCCGAGTTTGAAGAATTGGTAACCGTTCCGGAAGTTGTCAACGTAATCCAGCGGATTGAAATGGTGCTGCGCATTAAAATGGAAATCAAGCGCTACATCAATGAGCTGGGCAACGAAGGACGGTTGATCAGCATGCAAATGGAGGAACTGGTCAGCAATATGGAAGAGGAGGCTTGGCTCCTCTACAAAGATTATGCGCGGGAAGACAATGACGAGAAGATCCGCGAAATGATCGCCGGCTTAAAACGGGCTACGGATGACGAACTGCTTGATATTCATTATGTGATGCGGCTGCTCGGTTACCCGATCTCCGCAGCGACATCCGAAGAAGCGATCGCTCCAAGAGGCTACCGCATCTTGAACAAAATACCGCGGCTGCCGAATGTCATTATTCACAACCTGGTCGAGCGTTTCGGCAGGCTGCCTCATATTATGATGGCAACGATCGAGGAATTGGATGAAGTGGATGGTATTGGCGAAGTCAGAGCCCGCAATATCAAAGAAGGTCTGAAACGTCTTCAGGAACAAGTCTTCATTGACAGACAAATTTAA
- the radA gene encoding DNA repair protein RadA — MAKTKTKFYCTECGYEAAKWYGKCPGCQAWNTMVEETESVIKTQGMNSPLFQSKEKALSIINIESSNEARVHTGIGELNRVLGGGIVPGSLILVGGDPGIGKSTLLLQTSHALTQSGLRVLYVSGEESVRQTKLRADRLGALSPELYVLCETNMDLIEEAINNVAPQFLVIDSIQTVYIPEVTSAPGSVAQVRECTARFMRVAKGMGIATVLVGHVTKEGAIAGPRLLEHMVDCVLYFEGERHHTYRLLRAVKNRFGSTNEIGIFEMNESGLVEVGNPSELFLSERPLGVAGSTVVASMEGTRPVLVELQALISSTHFPSPRRMCTGIDHHRMGLIIAVLEKRMGMFLQNQDAYLNVAGGVKLDEPAVDLAIAVSIASSFRDIPTKPYDVMFGEVGLTGEVRAVSRAEQRVREAEKLGFKRIIMPEKSLKGWKHPKGIEIIGINTVADALAVALD; from the coding sequence ATGGCTAAGACAAAAACAAAATTTTACTGTACAGAATGTGGCTATGAAGCTGCCAAGTGGTATGGTAAATGTCCAGGTTGTCAAGCTTGGAATACAATGGTGGAAGAGACGGAAAGCGTTATTAAGACACAAGGAATGAATTCTCCTTTGTTTCAGAGTAAAGAAAAGGCGCTTTCGATCATAAATATAGAAAGCAGCAATGAAGCGCGGGTGCACACCGGGATCGGTGAGCTCAACCGCGTACTAGGCGGAGGGATTGTTCCCGGCTCGCTCATTTTGGTCGGCGGGGATCCGGGAATCGGCAAGTCTACCCTGCTGCTGCAAACCTCGCATGCTTTAACGCAATCCGGTTTGCGCGTCTTGTATGTTTCAGGCGAGGAATCCGTGCGTCAGACCAAGCTTCGGGCAGACCGGCTTGGGGCTTTATCGCCTGAGCTTTATGTATTGTGCGAGACCAATATGGATCTCATTGAAGAAGCGATAAACAATGTTGCACCGCAGTTTTTAGTGATTGACTCCATCCAAACGGTCTACATACCGGAAGTCACCAGTGCGCCAGGCAGCGTTGCCCAAGTCAGGGAATGTACTGCCCGGTTTATGCGGGTGGCGAAGGGAATGGGCATTGCGACTGTTCTTGTAGGGCATGTTACAAAGGAAGGGGCCATAGCCGGCCCGAGACTCCTTGAACATATGGTTGACTGTGTATTGTATTTTGAAGGGGAACGGCATCATACGTACCGACTTTTGCGCGCGGTTAAAAACCGCTTTGGCTCCACCAATGAAATCGGCATATTTGAAATGAATGAATCCGGTCTGGTGGAAGTGGGGAACCCTTCCGAACTGTTTCTATCCGAACGCCCGCTCGGCGTTGCAGGATCAACGGTGGTCGCCAGCATGGAAGGCACCCGGCCTGTGCTTGTCGAGCTTCAGGCATTGATTTCCTCCACGCATTTTCCGTCGCCTCGGCGGATGTGCACGGGTATTGATCATCACCGGATGGGACTGATCATAGCGGTACTTGAGAAACGAATGGGGATGTTCCTGCAAAACCAGGATGCTTATCTGAATGTCGCCGGCGGCGTCAAGCTGGATGAGCCGGCTGTCGATTTGGCGATTGCTGTCAGCATCGCATCCAGTTTTCGAGATATTCCGACCAAACCTTACGATGTCATGTTCGGAGAAGTGGGGCTTACCGGCGAGGTCCGGGCGGTTTCACGGGCCGAACAGCGTGTGAGGGAAGCGGAGAAGCTGGGTTTTAAGCGGATCATCATGCCGGAAAAAAGCTTAAAGGGTTGGAAACATCCTAAAGGAATTGAAATCATTGGCATCAATACCGTGGCAGATGCACTAGCGGTCGCTTTAGATTAG